A stretch of DNA from Saccharospirillum mangrovi:
CACGCCCGGCCCGGTGACCACCACTTTTTGTGGGCTGAGCAAGGCCAGAATGTTGGCAATGCCGAAACCCAACGCCTTGCCGGCCTGATGGAACAGCCGGCTGGCGGCGACATCGCCATCACGCGCCAACTGAGTCAGACGACTCATTTGTTTTTCGGACGGGTGGCGTCGGTCGGTCGCCGGTAAATCCATCACCGCGCTGGCGTCGCGGTACAGTGCGTAATCGGCCACGTACGCCTCGATGCAGCCGCGTCGACCGCAGGCGCATTGTGGACCTTCGTGGCTGAATTTGGTGTGGCCAAATTCAGCCGCCGCGCCAAAGTGGCCGCTGTACAACTCGCCACCGACGATCAAACCGCCACCAACGCCGTAGCCGATCATCAGAACGGCAAAGTCGCGGCAGTTGGCAAAGTCGGGTTGTTTGTGAATGGCGTAGGCGATGCAATTGGCGTCGTTAGCCAGGTCCACCGGGCAGTTGAATGCGGCTTCAAGCGCCAGCGTTAAGTTCACGTGACGCATGTTCAGCGCCGGGCTCCACACCACGTCGCCGGCGTGCACATCAACAAAGCCCTGAATGGCAATGCCCAAACTGACCAGCCGCTTGGCTTGCTCCGGGTAGCCCGCCATAAAATGCTGCGCCTGGCTGACCAGCATCTCGTTGAGCGAATCCTGATTGTGCGCCTGGGTTTTAGCGGTCACCACGCTCTCGGCAATGATGTTGCCTTTCAGATCGCCGAGCATCAGCCGGATTTCGTTGATCGACAATTTGATGCCCAACACGTAAGCGTGATTCGGGTTCAGATCGATCAGGACGCGCGGCCGCCCACGACCAGTGGTCGGCGTCGAATCTTTCACCTCAGCAATGACGCCCTGATTCGCCAATTCCGAGGTGATGGCCGTCACCGTCGCCGGGCTCAATCGGGTAATTCGACCAATGTCTACCCGCGCCACCGGGCCGAAAACACGCAAGGCATTGATGATGTCGACGCGGTTCGCGGCGCGGATTTGCTCGGTGTCGGACTTCTTCATGCGCGTTTCTATTATTGTTCGGACAAGCGTCTCAGTTTAGGCGGATGATACTTTTTAGTCGACTCTCGAAAATATTTTGACATCGCCGAGCCAACTATGATCTATTTTATTTGAGACGCAAATTTAGTGGCGGGATCACCTATGTGATCGCTAAACAGTCACTGACTGGACCACTAAAAAGTCCCGGGGCGTCGGCAAGACGCTTCCTTGGTAAAACAAAGACAAAAACACCAAGAGGACCCAACCATGATCCGTTTTAAGACCCTGCTGCCGGTTTCACTGGCGGCGCTCAGTTTGATGGCAACAACGATGTCGGCTCAGGCCGAAGAAGTTGTGAACGTGCTGCACAACCAACAGGATGAAAAAATCCGCGCCGCCTGGGAAGAAATTCGCCAGGACTTCGAAGCGCAACATCCGGACATTCGCGTCAACCTGGAATTCCAGGACGACTCCGCGATGAAGCAGCGCCTGCCTACCTTGCTGCAATCGAACGCCAAACCGCATCTGTACTGGAGCTTCGGTGGTGCCAACTACCGCACTCGTGCCACTTCTGGTTTGCTCGCCGACATCACCGACAAGGCCGATGGCCTGCGCGCCAACATTTCACCGGGGGCGCTGTCCGCCTTTGAAATCGATGGCCGTTTGTACGGTGCGCCGTATCGTCTGGCTCAGGTCGGCTTCTGGTACAACAAACGTCTGTTCGAACAGGCGGGCGTGTCGGCCGATGACATTGAAACCTGGGACGACTTCCTCGACGTCGTTCAGCAAATCAAAGATGCCGGCATCACACCCATTGCCGCTGGCGGCGGTGAGCGCTGGCCGTTGCACTTCTACTGGACCTACCTCGCCATGCGCATCGGTGGTCAGGATCTGTTCAACGACATCCTGGCCGACAAAGCCAGTTTCGATAACGCAGCCTACATCCGCGCCGGCGTTGAACTGCAACGTCTGGCCGATCTCGATCCGTTCCAGCCGGGCTACCTGGGCGCCAAGTACAACGAAGCGGCCAACGTGTTCGGCAACCATCAGGCAGCCATTCATCTGATGGGCGAATGGGACATCGGCGTGCAGCGTTCGGAGTCTGAAAGTGGCGAAGGCGTTAACGACAACGACCTGGGCTACTTCAGCTTCCCGGCCGTGACTGGCGGCCAGGGCGATCCGTCTGCAACCCTGGGCGGCGTCGATGGCTGGGCGTTCACGGCCGGTAACGGCACCGATGCCGCCGTTGAATGGTTGACGTTCTTCCTGTCGCCGGAAAACCAGGCGCGTCTGGCCGAGCAAGACATCATCATTCCGGTCGCTCGCGGCGCTGAAACCCATGTGCAAAACCCGCACATGAAAGTGATTGCCGAGAACATCGCGCACTCATCCTGGCATCAGGTGTTCTGGGATCAGGCGCTGGGCGCGGATGTCGGTGGCGTCATCAACGACATTTCGGCTGAGCTGACTTCCGGCGATGAAACGCCCGAAGGTGCTGTCGAACGCATCCAGGAAGCCTGGGATTTCCGTTAAGTCATCCTGTTGAACACGATCGGCGCCGTACCTTCTGCATAGCGCAGAGTACGGCAGCCGATCTCATTGAAATTTCTGTCAGGTTAATTGGATGAGTGCCCAGATTTTGTCGTCTCACCGTACGCCTTGGACGCAACGCCTGAACGCCTGGTTTTATCGCCACAACCAAGGCGGCCGGCTGACAACCCTGGTGTTGTTTTTGCCGCCGGCGCTAACGGTGTTCACCCTTTTTGTTATTTTGCCGATCAGTGAATCCGGCTTGTATTCGTTTTTCCGCTGGAACGGTTTTACCGAATTATCGGAAGGCGGTCGCTTTGTCGGGCTGCGTAATTTTGCTCAGATGCTGCAACACGATGTGTTTCATGTCGCCGTCTGGAATACCTTGAAAATTGTGTTGATTTCGTTGGTGATTCAGTTGCCTTTGGCGATGGCCGTGGCGTTGGCAGTCGCCTCGAAAAGCCGCATCAACAATCTGTTTCGACTGATTTTTTTCCTGCCGTTTATTCTGGCCGACGTGGTCGCCGGTTTGATCTGGCGCTTTATTTACGACGGCGGAACAGGCCTGGTTGCGGCGGTGACCAATCTGTTCAACCTGGAAGCGTTCTACCCGCTGGCCGATGCCGACTGGGCGTTCAATGCCATCCTGGTGGTCGTAATCTGGAAGTACTTTGGTTACCACATGATGATTTACATCGCCGGGTTACAAGGCATTTCCGACGACATGATTGAGGCCGCCAAACTCGATGGCGCCAGCCCGTGGAAAATCATCACCAAAGTGAAATTGCCATTAATCTGGCCGGCCATTCGATTGTCGATTTTCTTCAGCGTCATTGGCGCGTTGCAGTTTTTCGAAATGGCAATGCCGTTGGTGCAATCCGGTGGGCCGGGTGGCTCGGCACACACCATCGTTACGTATTTGTATGAATTCGGCATCGTGCGCACCCGCGTCGGTTTCGGCAGCGCGGTGGCCGTGGTGTTGTTCCTGGCGTGCGCCGTGTTCGCTTTTACTTACCAGCGCTATGTCATGCGCCAGCGCGATTAGGAGCGAAACATGACTGCACACTCGCCCTCTGAAATCAGTTACTCCGCTCACGCCGCGCGCTGGGGTTTGATGTTCATCACCGCGCTCTTTGTGCTGCTGCCGTTTTGGATCACGGTACTTGGTGGTTTTAAAACCCAAGGCGAACTGAGTGCCAATCCATTGGGTTTGCCCAAGGTTTGGCAGACCGAGGCATACACCGACATTCTGGTCAGTCCGAAAACCTGGCACATGCTCGGCAATTCGGTGTTGATCACCGGCTTTACCGTAGCGCTGGTATTGATCCTGGCGTCCATGCTGGCGTTCACCTTTTCACACATCAAATTCGCGGGCCGGAATTACCTCTATTCCTACGTCATTCTCGGCATGATGTTTCCAGGTGCGACGGCGATACTGCCGTTGTTCATCAAAATTCGTGACCTCGGCCTGCTCGACACCTACGCCGGTGTCATCCTGCCGCAAGTGGCGTTTGGTCTGGCAATGAGCGTGTTGTTGTTCCGCACTTTCTTTGAACAATTACCTAAAGATTTATTTGAAGCGGCGCTGGTGGATGGCTGCGGTTACGGGCGGTTTTTCTGGCGCATCGTCATCCCGTTGTCGCAACCTATTTTGGCAACCGTGGGTGTATTTGTGCTGGTGCAAAGTTGGAACAATTACATCTTCCCGCTGATCATGCTGAACGATCAATCGGTCTATCCGTGGCCGCTGGGATTGATGGAATTTCGCGGTCAGTATGGCGCGGAGTGGAACCGTATTCTGGCGTACATCACCATCACTATTTTGCCGGCGGTGGTGTTCTTTTTATTCGCACAAAAATACATCGTCGCTGGTTTAACCGGCGGCGCGGTAAAAGGTTAATTGAGTACAAAAATAATGGCCGATATTCAGATTCAAAATCCGATATTACCGGGCTTCAATCCAGACCCGTCGATCTGCCGCGTGGGCAACGATTACTACATCGCAACCTCGACGTTTGAGTGGTATCCCGGCGTGCAGATTCACCACTCAACCGATCTGGTGAACTGGACCTTGATTGCCCGGCCGTTAAACCGACCGGACTTGCTGGACATGCGCGGCAACCCGGATTCCTGCGGCATCTGGGCACCCTGTCTGACGCACAGCGACGGCCGGTTTTATCTGGTTTACACCGACGTCAAACGCCACAGTGGCGACGCCAAAGACGTGCACAATTACATCACCACCTGCGAGAAAATCGATGGCGACTGGAGCGCGCCGATTTACATCAATTCCAGTGGTTTTGATCCATCGCTGTTTCACGACGACGACGGCCGCAAATGGTTTGTCAACATGCTGTGGGATTACCGCCCGGGCAAACCGAAATTCGGCGGCATCGTGTTGCAGGAGCTCGACGCCAAATCGCTCAAACCTTTCGGCCCGGTGCGCAACATTTTCCACGGCAGCGAACTGGGCATGGAAGAAGGGCCGCATCTGTACAAACGCAACGGCTATTACTATTTGCTCACCGCCGAAGGCGGCACCGAATACAACCATGCCTCTACCTTGGCGCGCTCGCGCGACATTGCCGGGCCGTATGAATTGCATCCGCTGACGCACATCGTTACGTCGCGCTCGAATCCTCAGGCGCATTTGCAGCGCGCCGGCCATGGCGACTGGGTGGAAACGCTGGAAGGCGAAACGTTTTTTGTGCATCTGTGCAGCCGGCCGTTGCGCAATCGTGGTCGCAGTCCACTCGGTCGTGAAACCGCCATTCAACGTCTGGAATGGCGCGACGACGGCTGGCCCTGGCCGCTGGAGGGCGACCCGACACCGCGCGTTGAAGTGGCACCGCCGACCGGATTGGACGTCAGCCGAACGCCGCAACCGCGCGAACAACATTGCGATTTTTCCAGCAGCCAATTGCCCATCGATTTCCAATGGCTGCGCATGCCGTACCCGGAAGAATTATTCAGCCTGACCGAACGCCCGGGCTACTTGCGGCTGTTTGGTCGGGAATCGTTGGGCAGCCTGTTTCGTTCGGCGCTTGTGGCTCGCCGCCAGCAGGCACTGTGTTACACCGCCACCACAACGCTGGAATTCGAGCCGGAACATTTTCAGCAGATGGCAGGCCTGGTGTGTTACTACAACTCGCGCAAATACCATTACCTGTACGTCAGCCACGACGAACAACTCGGTCGCTGCCTGGCGATCATGAGTTGCGAAGGCGACGCCAACGGCCACGCTCGTTACCCCCTGGGCGAGTCACCCATCGCGCTGCCCGACGGCCCCATTCGCTTGCGCGCCGACGTCCAATTCGAGCACCTGTATTTCTCCTACGCCTTGAGCAATGACGACTGGCGGCGGCTGCCGTTCAAACTCGAATATTC
This window harbors:
- a CDS encoding ROK family protein; protein product: MKKSDTEQIRAANRVDIINALRVFGPVARVDIGRITRLSPATVTAITSELANQGVIAEVKDSTPTTGRGRPRVLIDLNPNHAYVLGIKLSINEIRLMLGDLKGNIIAESVVTAKTQAHNQDSLNEMLVSQAQHFMAGYPEQAKRLVSLGIAIQGFVDVHAGDVVWSPALNMRHVNLTLALEAAFNCPVDLANDANCIAYAIHKQPDFANCRDFAVLMIGYGVGGGLIVGGELYSGHFGAAAEFGHTKFSHEGPQCACGRRGCIEAYVADYALYRDASAVMDLPATDRRHPSEKQMSRLTQLARDGDVAASRLFHQAGKALGFGIANILALLSPQKVVVTGPGVRAFDQMQAGILEGIEDSLIPELIGRADIIQYPWSQDMTGKGIIALALKHFR
- a CDS encoding extracellular solute-binding protein → MIRFKTLLPVSLAALSLMATTMSAQAEEVVNVLHNQQDEKIRAAWEEIRQDFEAQHPDIRVNLEFQDDSAMKQRLPTLLQSNAKPHLYWSFGGANYRTRATSGLLADITDKADGLRANISPGALSAFEIDGRLYGAPYRLAQVGFWYNKRLFEQAGVSADDIETWDDFLDVVQQIKDAGITPIAAGGGERWPLHFYWTYLAMRIGGQDLFNDILADKASFDNAAYIRAGVELQRLADLDPFQPGYLGAKYNEAANVFGNHQAAIHLMGEWDIGVQRSESESGEGVNDNDLGYFSFPAVTGGQGDPSATLGGVDGWAFTAGNGTDAAVEWLTFFLSPENQARLAEQDIIIPVARGAETHVQNPHMKVIAENIAHSSWHQVFWDQALGADVGGVINDISAELTSGDETPEGAVERIQEAWDFR
- a CDS encoding carbohydrate ABC transporter permease, which codes for MSAQILSSHRTPWTQRLNAWFYRHNQGGRLTTLVLFLPPALTVFTLFVILPISESGLYSFFRWNGFTELSEGGRFVGLRNFAQMLQHDVFHVAVWNTLKIVLISLVIQLPLAMAVALAVASKSRINNLFRLIFFLPFILADVVAGLIWRFIYDGGTGLVAAVTNLFNLEAFYPLADADWAFNAILVVVIWKYFGYHMMIYIAGLQGISDDMIEAAKLDGASPWKIITKVKLPLIWPAIRLSIFFSVIGALQFFEMAMPLVQSGGPGGSAHTIVTYLYEFGIVRTRVGFGSAVAVVLFLACAVFAFTYQRYVMRQRD
- a CDS encoding carbohydrate ABC transporter permease — translated: MTAHSPSEISYSAHAARWGLMFITALFVLLPFWITVLGGFKTQGELSANPLGLPKVWQTEAYTDILVSPKTWHMLGNSVLITGFTVALVLILASMLAFTFSHIKFAGRNYLYSYVILGMMFPGATAILPLFIKIRDLGLLDTYAGVILPQVAFGLAMSVLLFRTFFEQLPKDLFEAALVDGCGYGRFFWRIVIPLSQPILATVGVFVLVQSWNNYIFPLIMLNDQSVYPWPLGLMEFRGQYGAEWNRILAYITITILPAVVFFLFAQKYIVAGLTGGAVKG
- a CDS encoding glycoside hydrolase family 43 protein, which encodes MADIQIQNPILPGFNPDPSICRVGNDYYIATSTFEWYPGVQIHHSTDLVNWTLIARPLNRPDLLDMRGNPDSCGIWAPCLTHSDGRFYLVYTDVKRHSGDAKDVHNYITTCEKIDGDWSAPIYINSSGFDPSLFHDDDGRKWFVNMLWDYRPGKPKFGGIVLQELDAKSLKPFGPVRNIFHGSELGMEEGPHLYKRNGYYYLLTAEGGTEYNHASTLARSRDIAGPYELHPLTHIVTSRSNPQAHLQRAGHGDWVETLEGETFFVHLCSRPLRNRGRSPLGRETAIQRLEWRDDGWPWPLEGDPTPRVEVAPPTGLDVSRTPQPREQHCDFSSSQLPIDFQWLRMPYPEELFSLTERPGYLRLFGRESLGSLFRSALVARRQQALCYTATTTLEFEPEHFQQMAGLVCYYNSRKYHYLYVSHDEQLGRCLAIMSCEGDANGHARYPLGESPIALPDGPIRLRADVQFEHLYFSYALSNDDWRRLPFKLEYSWLSDEAGTGAGNNFTGAFVGMAAQDLAGTAQPADFADFHYQELS